From Thermoplasmata archaeon, a single genomic window includes:
- a CDS encoding NosD domain-containing protein, producing MDTGKIEIEGINKLVEEGIPSNYMLLLQTDEGLETDLLVRQYIKEALIKGEICIAVLSESSPEDFKKLMSAIGINAETHEKNGTLYIVDWYSFRNERIIGLEEKGAIYKCSKSLTNVEIAISKILKKIEGKQFRVYSDILSNVIKVFGFETAFKFSQGLTARIKKYSGGALFKISKTTHEQKVVSAFHPHFNGVLDIEHSREADRIVAKIGIISLDNLFYETAYKKIGVSKTKCIVIMDEDEPKPKPKPEVKKVVKKAVEEEPEEEAELSENLEDMRGSSVLVYENRPNYIYKLYSEFLSEGATGLCVSTTFPDKLKKMHKFESDVLWISESSEKGAVKPGRMEFELMREVAIFLKNNKNGVLVLDCIETLILENGFDKVVKFLKKIGDMAAVNGNTVLAVINDKSIEQEKLYVLSKSFDMELKGKEIGKERKKAKVVEVEPEVVEEVEAEEVTEEKPEEVKTKELVSREAFTNGLKKSVTAREAYTNGLGKRKPGYVNGLKKPGMRQRPAKVSRVKQVVVGLVVVVIAISVFAFWLFTIPSEKIKVDGNIDDWQGLAVYKDSEDFANPDIKITEYSIYYSNEKCYFYVKVAGTAFNGANSGYDTLVLFIDKDRNPNTGYRVENIGADAKIEISGFNGNIHTSSVAVFKEGSTSIKPELNYSAWESVGGVVVEKSGNIVEGSAKITGMTEPIGLVAMRHYEGSVYAEKRGMALVSKTEGSLVVYQNFIGNDVVYADADVLELRLIAKGKDVHVESISVANANVSLPKKDIAVNEELTVRCKAKSLSDGNAYAFAVSSVDTNVPYRIVGNGGKAYFGSLPSGIVIDGAFGDWQGVQKGVDVPGDVTKNIDLREYASAIASNAYFYMAVDGTMLAGCEIPVLGARPPVQPGPPTPVVIKENLGMDVARVYIDLMNSTINTFNPAMISHGYLIELQGRNGQVVSERVWKWENGVMSEEIQNPNIAHGLSDGKIEFSVAGTALAGLNTDTKFYFEMTNWIGEKDASEFAYRAGKIQQQNIETNVETRGTSHAPIHINGDSQFTGANGVVSGSGTSADPYIIDGWDIDANGGPYAIWVENTTAYFVVRNCTLYRATSTTSAPTGAGIALNNVTNGCIENNRCNNSNRGIYLYGSSQYNNITNNNASNNQFGIYVYSPSNSNNITNNNAFGNTNQGILLYSSSHNNIANNNASGNTNNGIYIEASSYNNIANNNVSSNKYGIQLSSSNTYNNITNNNAFGNSYSGIYLYSSSNYNNITNNNAFGNTQHGLLLFSSCNYNKITNNNVSSNNQYGIYLYSSQSNILTYNWLRNNANYGVYIASSAIANILHHNNFIGNKGASKGISDGKCQAYDSVSGNTWYNNTIQEGNYWSNWNGQGWGTTNAYPLDGGVGASDWYPLRSAGLHTPIHITNNNEFTAENGVIRGSGTQNDPYIIGDWEIDAKGGTYCIWIENTDVYFVVRNCTVYNATNAGSVPYGAGITLNNMRNGFLENNKCNNSNRGIYLYGSSQYNNITNNNAYGNTQYGIYLYSSSNYNNITNNNASNNNQFGVYLYSSSNYNNITNNTVSGNANHGILLYSSNNNNITSNNASGNTNYDIYLYSSSNNTIANNKATDNSKYGIHLASSSNYNNISNNTVSNNTNYGIYLSASNSNSITYNWICNNTNYGVYITSGSIDNTIHHNNFIGNNGATKGISGNCQAYDNCGGNNWYNNSSKEGNYWSNWNNLGWGTPSAYPIDGGAGASDWYPLHIKRGPIHITNNGEFTPVNGVVGGSGTQADPYLIEGWEIDANGGIYCIWIENTDAYFVIRNCNLYNATDGNSMTNGNAIALNNVQNGTIENCSCNGCRYSGIYLYSNARFNNIRNNYISSIGYYCIILSNANYTNITDNNISASYEGIYMEYSKYNNIIGNYASNFPNTNGIYTYYSDNNAIENNKFYSAKNGIYLRTSSNNTVRGNVVSGCSQYGIYLYSSSTNNTIINNNVSGNPYGIYLSSSSNNNITNNNVSSNSNRGIYLSFSSNNLITYNWICNNTNYGVYITSSSTGNYIYYNYFIGNNGAGKGVSGNCQAYDSVGGNIWYNNTIQEGNYWSNWDGNGWGTAGAYPIDGGAGASDWYPIIETSVFSNLGVLLMVILPILARKTQSEKGRRKP from the coding sequence ATGGATACTGGCAAGATTGAAATTGAAGGCATAAATAAACTGGTTGAGGAAGGCATTCCTTCAAATTATATGCTGTTGTTGCAAACAGATGAAGGTTTAGAAACAGACCTGCTTGTAAGACAGTATATAAAAGAGGCACTCATCAAAGGCGAAATCTGTATCGCTGTACTCTCAGAAAGTTCTCCAGAAGATTTCAAAAAACTGATGAGTGCAATTGGTATTAATGCTGAGACCCATGAAAAGAATGGAACGCTCTACATTGTGGACTGGTATTCCTTCAGAAATGAAAGAATAATCGGGCTAGAGGAAAAAGGCGCAATTTACAAATGCTCGAAGAGTTTAACAAATGTGGAGATTGCAATTTCGAAAATTCTGAAAAAAATTGAAGGAAAACAATTCAGGGTTTATTCTGATATTCTATCAAATGTGATTAAGGTCTTTGGGTTCGAAACCGCTTTTAAATTTTCGCAAGGGCTGACCGCAAGAATCAAAAAGTACAGTGGTGGTGCTCTGTTCAAGATTTCAAAGACAACGCATGAACAAAAAGTAGTTTCCGCATTTCATCCACACTTTAATGGTGTGCTGGACATCGAGCACAGCAGGGAAGCAGACAGGATTGTCGCAAAAATTGGGATTATCTCGCTTGACAATCTTTTTTATGAGACCGCTTACAAAAAGATAGGCGTGAGCAAGACAAAATGCATTGTAATCATGGATGAGGATGAGCCAAAACCAAAACCGAAGCCAGAAGTGAAGAAAGTCGTAAAGAAAGCGGTAGAGGAAGAGCCAGAAGAGGAAGCAGAACTCAGCGAGAATCTTGAAGATATGAGGGGCTCAAGTGTCCTTGTTTACGAAAACAGGCCCAACTACATTTACAAGCTATACAGTGAATTTCTCTCAGAGGGAGCAACTGGACTTTGTGTGAGTACCACATTTCCTGATAAGCTCAAAAAAATGCACAAATTTGAGTCAGATGTGCTGTGGATTTCGGAATCCTCAGAGAAAGGTGCAGTGAAGCCAGGCAGGATGGAATTTGAGTTGATGCGGGAAGTGGCTATTTTCCTTAAAAACAATAAGAATGGTGTGCTGGTTCTTGACTGCATTGAAACCCTCATCCTTGAAAATGGCTTTGATAAGGTTGTTAAGTTTCTGAAGAAAATTGGTGACATGGCTGCGGTGAACGGCAACACGGTTCTGGCTGTGATAAATGACAAGAGCATAGAGCAGGAGAAACTCTATGTGCTTTCGAAAAGTTTTGACATGGAGCTAAAAGGTAAGGAAATTGGAAAAGAGAGAAAGAAAGCAAAGGTAGTGGAAGTAGAGCCAGAGGTTGTTGAAGAAGTAGAAGCAGAAGAGGTTACTGAGGAAAAGCCAGAAGAAGTGAAAACAAAAGAGCTAGTTAGCAGGGAAGCATTTACAAATGGGTTGAAGAAGAGTGTGACTGCGAGAGAGGCCTACACCAATGGACTTGGAAAGCGGAAGCCAGGGTATGTAAACGGATTGAAGAAACCTGGCATGAGGCAAAGACCAGCAAAAGTTAGCCGGGTAAAACAGGTTGTTGTGGGACTTGTGGTTGTGGTAATTGCCATCTCAGTTTTTGCATTCTGGCTTTTCACGATTCCTTCAGAAAAAATTAAGGTGGATGGAAACATAGATGATTGGCAGGGGCTTGCGGTTTATAAAGACAGTGAGGACTTTGCAAACCCAGACATAAAAATCACAGAATACAGCATTTATTATAGCAATGAAAAATGCTATTTCTATGTGAAAGTTGCTGGCACTGCGTTTAATGGTGCAAACAGTGGCTATGATACCCTTGTTCTGTTTATCGACAAGGACAGGAATCCAAACACTGGCTACAGGGTGGAGAACATAGGAGCAGATGCAAAGATAGAGATTAGCGGATTCAATGGCAACATTCATACTTCATCAGTGGCAGTGTTTAAAGAAGGGAGTACATCTATAAAGCCAGAATTGAATTACAGTGCCTGGGAAAGTGTTGGCGGTGTGGTCGTGGAGAAAAGCGGGAACATTGTTGAAGGAAGTGCGAAGATTACAGGAATGACAGAGCCAATAGGCCTTGTTGCGATGCGACACTATGAGGGCAGTGTTTATGCAGAGAAACGGGGCATGGCGCTGGTGAGCAAAACTGAAGGAAGTTTAGTGGTTTACCAGAATTTTATTGGCAATGATGTGGTATATGCAGATGCTGATGTGCTCGAGCTAAGATTGATTGCAAAGGGTAAGGATGTGCATGTGGAAAGCATAAGCGTGGCAAATGCGAATGTGAGTTTACCGAAGAAGGACATTGCAGTGAACGAAGAACTTACTGTGAGATGCAAGGCAAAGAGCTTGAGTGATGGTAATGCGTATGCGTTTGCAGTTTCCAGCGTTGACACAAACGTGCCCTACAGAATTGTGGGCAACGGTGGCAAAGCATACTTTGGTTCTCTGCCTTCTGGGATTGTTATAGACGGTGCATTTGGTGACTGGCAGGGTGTGCAGAAAGGTGTTGATGTGCCAGGCGATGTAACTAAAAACATTGATTTGCGGGAGTATGCAAGTGCAATTGCAAGCAATGCATACTTCTATATGGCAGTGGATGGTACAATGCTTGCTGGCTGCGAAATCCCTGTGCTTGGTGCCAGACCACCAGTGCAACCAGGACCACCAACGCCAGTGGTGATAAAAGAAAATCTGGGCATGGATGTGGCAAGGGTTTACATTGATTTGATGAATTCCACAATCAACACATTCAATCCAGCAATGATTTCCCATGGTTATTTGATTGAGTTGCAGGGCAGAAATGGTCAGGTTGTAAGTGAAAGGGTCTGGAAGTGGGAGAATGGAGTAATGTCAGAGGAAATCCAGAATCCAAACATTGCTCATGGTTTGAGCGATGGAAAAATAGAGTTCAGTGTTGCAGGAACAGCACTAGCTGGCCTTAACACCGACACGAAATTCTACTTTGAGATGACAAATTGGATTGGCGAAAAAGATGCGAGCGAGTTTGCTTACAGAGCAGGAAAGATTCAACAGCAGAATATAGAGACGAATGTTGAGACAAGGGGCACATCGCATGCACCAATCCACATAAATGGCGACAGCCAATTTACCGGTGCAAATGGAGTTGTAAGTGGCTCTGGCACATCGGCAGACCCGTACATAATAGATGGCTGGGACATTGATGCTAATGGAGGGCCGTACGCAATATGGGTGGAGAACACAACAGCATACTTTGTTGTGCGCAATTGCACACTTTACAGAGCAACAAGTACTACTAGTGCTCCTACAGGTGCTGGGATTGCGTTGAACAATGTGACAAATGGATGCATAGAAAACAACAGGTGCAACAACTCAAACCGTGGGATTTATCTCTACGGTTCTTCTCAATACAATAACATAACAAACAACAATGCCTCTAACAACCAATTCGGCATCTATGTATATTCCCCAAGTAACTCCAACAACATAACAAACAACAATGCCTTTGGCAACACCAATCAGGGTATCTTATTGTATTCCTCAAGCCACAACAACATCGCAAACAACAATGCTTCAGGGAATACTAACAATGGCATCTACATAGAGGCCTCAAGCTACAACAACATCGCAAACAACAATGTTTCTAGCAACAAATACGGTATCCAATTGTCTTCCTCAAACACCTACAACAACATAACAAACAACAATGCCTTTGGCAACTCCTACAGCGGTATTTACTTGTATTCCTCAAGCAACTACAATAACATAACAAACAACAATGCCTTTGGCAACACACAACACGGCCTTCTCTTGTTTTCTTCATGCAACTACAATAAAATAACAAACAACAATGTCTCCAGCAACAACCAGTACGGTATTTACCTGTATAGCTCCCAAAGCAATATTCTAACTTACAATTGGCTTCGCAATAACGCAAATTACGGTGTTTATATTGCCAGCAGTGCCATTGCCAACATTCTCCATCACAACAACTTTATAGGCAACAAAGGAGCGAGTAAAGGCATAAGTGATGGCAAATGCCAGGCATACGATAGTGTGAGTGGAAACACATGGTACAACAACACAATCCAGGAAGGCAATTACTGGAGCAATTGGAATGGGCAAGGCTGGGGCACTACAAATGCTTACCCACTTGATGGCGGTGTTGGTGCAAGTGACTGGTACCCCCTCCGAAGTGCAGGATTGCATACTCCAATCCACATAACCAACAATAACGAGTTCACTGCAGAGAATGGAGTGATAAGAGGTTCTGGGACACAAAATGACCCATACATTATAGGGGACTGGGAAATAGATGCTAAAGGAGGCACTTATTGTATCTGGATTGAAAATACTGATGTTTACTTTGTTGTAAGAAATTGTACAGTTTACAATGCAACAAATGCAGGCAGTGTGCCTTATGGAGCAGGAATCACATTGAACAATATGAGAAATGGCTTCCTGGAAAACAACAAGTGCAACAACTCAAACCGTGGGATTTATCTCTACGGTTCTTCTCAATACAATAACATAACAAACAACAATGCATATGGCAACACCCAATACGGTATCTACTTGTATTCCTCAAGCAACTACAATAACATAACAAACAACAATGCCTCTAACAACAACCAATTCGGCGTCTATTTGTATTCCTCAAGCAACTACAACAACATAACAAACAACACGGTCTCTGGCAACGCTAATCACGGCATCCTCTTGTACTCTTCAAACAACAACAACATAACAAGCAACAATGCCTCTGGAAATACTAACTATGACATCTACTTGTATTCCTCAAGCAACAACACCATCGCAAACAACAAAGCCACAGACAACTCTAAATACGGCATCCACTTGGCATCCTCGAGTAACTACAACAATATATCAAACAACACTGTCTCTAACAACACAAACTATGGCATTTACTTGTCCGCCTCCAACAGCAATAGTATAACTTACAACTGGATTTGCAATAACACAAACTATGGCGTTTACATCACATCTGGCTCCATAGACAACACAATTCATCACAACAACTTCATCGGCAACAATGGTGCAACCAAGGGGATCTCTGGCAATTGTCAGGCGTACGATAATTGTGGTGGCAACAACTGGTACAATAATTCATCTAAAGAAGGGAACTACTGGAGTAACTGGAATAATCTCGGATGGGGCACACCAAGTGCCTATCCCATTGACGGTGGTGCAGGTGCAAGCGACTGGTATCCTTTACATATCAAAAGGGGACCTATCCACATAACCAACAACGGTGAATTTACACCCGTAAACGGAGTCGTCGGCGGCTCAGGAACACAAGCAGACCCCTACTTAATAGAGGGATGGGAAATAGACGCAAATGGTGGGATATATTGCATCTGGATTGAAAACACGGATGCGTATTTCGTGATACGAAATTGCAATCTATACAACGCAACTGATGGAAACAGTATGACGAATGGTAACGCCATCGCACTAAATAATGTGCAAAACGGCACAATTGAAAACTGCAGTTGCAATGGATGTAGGTACAGCGGAATTTATCTATACTCTAACGCTAGATTCAACAACATAAGGAATAACTATATTTCCAGCATCGGATATTATTGCATCATCTTGTCTAATGCAAACTACACTAACATAACAGACAACAATATCAGTGCCAGTTACGAGGGTATCTACATGGAATACTCCAAATATAACAACATAATAGGTAACTATGCATCTAACTTTCCAAATACCAATGGCATTTACACATACTATTCAGACAATAACGCTATAGAAAACAACAAATTTTATAGTGCTAAAAATGGCATCTATCTCCGCACATCATCCAACAATACCGTAAGAGGAAACGTTGTCTCTGGTTGTTCACAATACGGCATCTATTTGTATTCTTCAAGCACAAACAATACCATAATCAATAACAATGTATCTGGTAACCCCTATGGCATCTACTTGTCTTCCTCAAGCAACAATAACATCACAAACAACAATGTTTCGAGTAACTCCAACCGTGGCATCTACTTGTCTTTTTCATCCAACAACCTTATTACATATAACTGGATTTGCAACAACACAAACTACGGAGTGTACATCACATCCAGTTCTACAGGCAACTACATCTACTACAACTACTTCATTGGCAACAACGGTGCGGGCAAGGGTGTTTCTGGCAACTGCCAGGCATACGATAGTGTGGGTGGGAACATATGGTATAACAACACAATTCAGGAAGGCAACTACTGGAGTAACTGGGACGGGAATGGCTGGGGCACAGCAGGTGCTTATCCCATTGACGGTGGTGCAGGTGCAAGCGACTGGTATCCCATAATCGAAACCTCAGTTTTCTCCAATCTCGGAGTCTTACTCATGGTCATTCTTCCCATCCTCGCCAGAAAAACACAGAGCGAGAAAGGCAGAAGAAAACCATGA